CCAATTCCCAATTCCCAATTCCCAATTCCCAATTCCCAATTCCCAATTCCCAATTACCAATTCCCAATTACCAATTCCCAATTCCCAATTCCCAATTCCCAATTACCAATTCCCAATTACCAATTACCAATTACCAATTCCCAATTACCAATTACCAATTACCAATTACCAATTCCCAATTACCAATTCCCAATCCCCAATCCCCAATCCCCAATCCCCAATCCCCAATCCCCCATTCCCCTTATAAGTTTCTTATTTTCTTGATTTAAGCTTAATCTATCAATCGCCTCTAGCTTCTTAGAGCAATGTAAGAATGACAACCAAGAAAATATTGCTGATTGATGATGAACCAACTATCCGAGAACTTGTACAAGCCTGTTTAAGCGACCTTGCGGGGTGGAATGTTATGACTGTCGCCTCTGCTCAAGCCGGACTTAAACAACTAACGAGAGAACGTCCTGATGCCATCCTCTTGGATGTTTTAATGCCGGGTATGGATGCCATCACTTTTCTGCATAGACTTCAGGAAAAACCTTCAACTCAAGAAATTCCCGTTATCTTCTTGAGTGTGAGAGCAGCTTGCTTTACGCCACAAAAACTTCAGCAACTTGGTGTGGTTGAGGCAATTGCCAAACCTTTTAATCCACTGACTTTACCTTTGGCGATCGCTCGTGTTCTGGGCTGGGGTTTGCAAGCTGAAAATGAGTCTAATACTGAGCCACAGCCAATTTAGAAAAAATTCTACCTTCCTTGTTGCATCTACTATATTAACCTTATTTGATTTGTCAAAATTGCAAGTCTCAGATGCCCGACTTTTTATAAAAAGTCGGGCATCTAGTTTCTAACCCACGCAAAATCAACTATGTAGTTTGGCGCTAGTATCTGAAGGAGTGCTGGTTAATAAAAAGTTTTAGCATCCCTATAAGTTTCTTATTTTTTACTGATAGATTTAGCTCCAGATTTTGAAATCGTATTCTATGTGAGCTTCGGCTTGACTCACTGCGGAGCAATTCATGAATTGCCCTCGATAGCGTGTAGTTTTGCGTAAGTTATATAGATGTATTTTCAAAAATCAAGTCTCTTAATATTTATTGGTAGACAACATATGAAACTGCAACAACCTAAAACTAAGCGCAGACGAGGGGTTATACTAACTACTACAGGATTGAAACGTTTACAGCAAGCGATTATTGATGCAGAGCTTAAAGAAAATCAAGGCGATCGCTGGACTATAGAAGAATTGAGCGATCGCATGAATATTTCTACTAAAACTCTGAATCGATTGTGGTCTCGAAGTCAAGGTGTAGACCGAAAAACTCTTATACTCTGCTTTAGGGCTTTTGACCTAGAATTATACACAAAAGATTACACTATTGTGAGTGAAAATTATGAAAATGAGGTGTTTGATTCCTTGTCTAATAGTTCAAATACCGAAAAAGAAAAATCCTCTCCATTTTCCCTCGGCAATTCATTTGTTAAACAACGGCACAAGTTGGATAATTTATTTGTTGGAGTTCCCTAAAAAGATATTTTAAAACTAGTGTTGAATACTCGAATTAATTGTTAATAACATGTCCGCTTGATTACTTATAAAAACCAAAGAACCCCACCCCACCAAAGCTACGCTTTGTTTACCCTCCCCGTTGACTCTGAGGGGTTAGGGGTGGGGTGCAATAATTGCGGGAATCATAACTAATTAACCGGACATGATATAATAACAAGATACCCGGCTTCTCTAAAAAGTCGGGTATCTGAGCCTTGCAATTTTCATAAATCAGATAAAATTGCTATAGAAGCAATTTCTGAATTGCTTCTATAATTACCCCATACCAGATATTGCTCACTTTTGCATAGTCAGTGGCAGGTGAACAGTGAAAACAGAACCAACTCCTAGCTGACTTCTAACAATAATTTCACCACCCATCATCTGGCAAAAGTGGCGGCTAATTGCTAACCCCAGTCCGGTACCGCCATATTTTTTCGTCGTCGAGGTATCCCCTTGTATAAAGGGTTGAAATAATTGTTGCTGTTGACTAACAGACATACCAATGCCTGTATCAGCAACGGTAAAACTAATAATGCCAAAAGGAGCATCCCTTAACACACTTTGTTTTTCCCTTTTAACTGTTAGTGTTACATGACCGTTGGTGGTAAACTTAGCAGCGTTACTCAGCAAATTTAACAGCACTTGCCGCATCCTAGTTTGGTCTGCATACATCGTTCCCAACTGTTCATCGTAATCTACTTTTAAGATATTGCCATTTTTTTCTATAGCCGGTTTGACAGTAAGAACAAGATTATTAATCAGTGTGGCAATCTCAAAAGTCTCTGGATAGAGGGTCATTTTACCAGCTTCAATTTTTGACAAGTCAAGGATGTCATTAATCAGTTCTAGTAAATGTCTACCAGCAGAGTTAATTGTTTCTAAATCAGTGATAAAGTCTCCTGATAAACCTAAATCAGTAGCATCATCTTGCAAAAGTTGACTCAAGCCAATCACAGCATTTAAAGGTGTGCGTAATTCGTGACTTACATTTGCCAAAAATATACTTTTTGCCTTGCTAGCTGCTTCTGCTAATTCTTTAGCTTGTTCTAATTCTTTAGTCCGTTCAGATACTCGTTCAATCAAACGATTGAGAGATTTAGCAAGTAAGCCAATTTCATCTTCAGTAGTAACTGGTGCGCGCAAATCAAAATTAGATTTCCTTGCTACTTGCTCGGCTACTTGAGTTACAATAATCACTGGTTCAGCGATCGCTCGACTGGTACGCCACGCTACAATGGCAGCGATCGCCACTGATACCAGCATACTCACCATCACAATTAATCTCTCAACTCCTTTGGCTTGTTCTACATCTTGTTGCCTTCTCTGTTCTTGACCTTCAGCAGTTTGTAGAATATTAGTCAATTTTTTCGATAATTGATCTAACTGTCTAGCTGTATCACCACGCATAATTAAGAGCAATTGCTCTCGTACTGAGTCAATTTGCTGTGGCTTGACTTGCTGCGAGTCAATTGTCTGCAACACAGCCTCTATTTGAGAGACATAAGATTTGAGGTTAATTGCGTAATCCTGTAATAAAGCCTGTAAATTAGCACTTGTGGCTGCTAAGTCTCCTGGTCTTTTATCTATAAAATGCCCGATATCTTTCTCTAATTTTTCAGCCTTTTCAACATTATTCAGAAATTCAGCTTTTTGAATTGGTAGCCGCTGTGAATCTTCCAAGAATGCAGCCAAGTTAGAACTG
Above is a window of Nostoc sp. UHCC 0702 DNA encoding:
- a CDS encoding HAMP domain-containing protein, producing the protein MQTQKPILIESSSENKKVPVEEPSDELPTIEFPSRGKLKASSWRIHQKIGYGYFVAIGIGFFGSLTGLVIANYYRGREIRQFNQAQEQRQLLTNYKDAVVGAQLHSSNLAAFLEDSQRLPIQKAEFLNNVEKAEKLEKDIGHFIDKRPGDLAATSANLQALLQDYAINLKSYVSQIEAVLQTIDSQQVKPQQIDSVREQLLLIMRGDTARQLDQLSKKLTNILQTAEGQEQRRQQDVEQAKGVERLIVMVSMLVSVAIAAIVAWRTSRAIAEPVIIVTQVAEQVARKSNFDLRAPVTTEDEIGLLAKSLNRLIERVSERTKELEQAKELAEAASKAKSIFLANVSHELRTPLNAVIGLSQLLQDDATDLGLSGDFITDLETINSAGRHLLELINDILDLSKIEAGKMTLYPETFEIATLINNLVLTVKPAIEKNGNILKVDYDEQLGTMYADQTRMRQVLLNLLSNAAKFTTNGHVTLTVKREKQSVLRDAPFGIISFTVADTGIGMSVSQQQQLFQPFIQGDTSTTKKYGGTGLGLAISRHFCQMMGGEIIVRSQLGVGSVFTVHLPLTMQK
- a CDS encoding response regulator, which translates into the protein MTTKKILLIDDEPTIRELVQACLSDLAGWNVMTVASAQAGLKQLTRERPDAILLDVLMPGMDAITFLHRLQEKPSTQEIPVIFLSVRAACFTPQKLQQLGVVEAIAKPFNPLTLPLAIARVLGWGLQAENESNTEPQPI